A part of Oncorhynchus clarkii lewisi isolate Uvic-CL-2024 chromosome 17, UVic_Ocla_1.0, whole genome shotgun sequence genomic DNA contains:
- the LOC139370844 gene encoding transforming protein RhoA-like, with the protein MAAIRKKLVIVGDGACGKTCLLIVFSKDQFPEVYVPTVFENYVADIEVDSKQVELALWDTAGQEDYDRLRPLSYPDTDVILMCFSIDSPDSLENIPEKWTPEVKHFCPNVPIILVGNKKDLRNDEHTRRELAKMKQEPVKPEEGRDMANRISAFGYMECSAKTKDGVREVFEMATRAALQARRGKPRNKCLLL; encoded by the exons ATGGCAGCCATCCGAAAGAAGCTGGTCATAGTGGGAGATGGCGCATGTGGGAAGACGTGTCTGCTCATCGTCTTCAGTAAAGATCAGTTCCCCGAGGTCTACGTGCCCACTGTCTTCGAGAACTATGTCGCTGACATTGAGGTCGACAGCAAACAG GTTGAGTTGGCACTATGGGATACAGCAGGCCAGGAGGACTATGATAGGCTCCGCCCCCTATCTTACCCAGATACAGATGTCATCCTCATGTGCTTCTCCATCGATAGCCCTGACAGTTTGG AAAACATCCCAGAGAAATGGACTCCAGAGGTCAAACACTTCTGCCCTAACGTTCCCATCATCCTAGTGGGCAACAAAAAGGATCTGCGTAACGACGAGCACACCCGCAGAGAGCTAGCCAAGATGAAGCAG GAGCCTGTGAAGCCAGAGGAGGGACGTGACATGGCGAACCGGATCAGTGCCTTCGGCTACATGGAGTGCTCTGCAAAGACCAAGGATGGCGTGAGGGAAGTGTTTGAGATGGCCACCAGGGCGGCGCTACAGGCCCGGCGGGGGAAGCCGAGAAATAAATGCCTCCTACTGTAA
- the LOC139370842 gene encoding cytokine-inducible SH2-containing protein-like has translation MIVRMMSSMQQDHGERGGSCQNPAAPLYDSTEDLCCITNTFQYLQNSGWYWGSISASEARDALLKMSAGTFLVRDSSHPLYMLTLSVKTAFGPTNVRIEYIGGRFRLDSSSPGPPHLLSFPDVCSLVQHYVEDTPQPKAKPRSPQPTVKGNAVLLKLLRPLPQTFPSLQHLTRLTINHHTDCPYQLPLPCPLVRYLQDYPFQV, from the exons ATGATTGTCAGGATGATGAGCAGCATGCAGCAGGATcatggtgagagaggagggtcatgtcagaatcCAGCGGCCCCTCTCTACGACTCTACAGAGGACCTCTGCTGCATAACCAACACCTTCCAGTACCTGCAGAACTCAG GTTGGTACTGGGGGTCTATTTCAGCCAGTGAGGCTCGAGACGCTCTCCTGAAGATGTCAGCGGGAACCTTCCTGGTACGCGATAGCAGCCACCCCCTCTACATGCTGACCCTGTCAGTGAAGACGGCCTTTGGCCCCACCAATGTACGCATTGAGTACATCGGGGGTCGGTTCCGGCTGGACTCCAGCTCTCCAGGCCCCCCTCACTTGCTGTCCTTCCCTGATGTCTGCAGCCTTGTACAGCATTACGTGGAGGACACTCCTCAACCTAAAGCCAAACCCAGGTCGCCCCAGCCCACAGTGAAGGGCAATGCAGTACTGCTCAAGCTGCTGCGTCCCCTACCCCAGACCTTCCCTTCCCTCCAGCACCTTACCCGCCTCACCATCAACCACCACACTGACTGTCCGTACCAGCTGCCCCTGCCATGCCCGCTAGTGCGCTACCTTCAGGACTACCCCTTCCAGGTATGA